The nucleotide sequence GAGATGCAAGGCAACGGCTAGAGTGGTAAGAGAGGCGGTGGTAGCAACAGAGATGGAGAATGTAGCAATAGTCGACGGCATAGAAAAATAGATTTAGAGGGAATCGAGGCTTCGATCGGTAGTTTGGTGTGAAAACAAAGGGGAAGGAAGAGAAAAGTAggtagagagaaaaaaaaaagtttttgaagATCGTTTttcgtatttttattattgtaagagtatttttagtgaaaacacttaaaataactttttgttatttttgagtttttttataatttttttatttttaagaatataaaaataaataaaatttcaatattttacaaaattaaaaactcgaaacaatcttaaaaattataaagagaaCAGcccttagggtgcgtttgataagGGTGAAAAATGATagtggaattcattttctactcaaattttaagaaattctatcaaataacttcttctttttttttttccataaaatttgaattccatattagttcaaaaagtggagattttttttgaaaacaaggaattagaattcttagggggtggggtgagaattgaaattccatCCCACTTTCCACCCTCCAATCAAACATTCGTTTGATTGCAAAGGTGaaatttgagtggaaagaaaatgaattccagagaattgaattttagaaaaaataaatttttgaaaattaaaaatttaagctgtttgattggtataattttttacctagaaaatgatgttatttttcatcttttggtgtttgattggtaatatttttcatagaattggataattttcttggcatttcgtgtttgataggcattatttttcatgaaaaatgacgcattttttataaaatttaatggtgaaaatgtattaaaaaatattaaatcttgtacagaaaaattaaaataatgacgtattttaaattaattaaattattttctcaaaaaatgaaactacaaaattaattttttttgttttctaaaaaaataatttatatataatttttgacatattcactttttatacatatatttatatatttatatttattaaatataaccCCCGCCAAACCCCCCCGCCCTGCTCATTCCAACGGCCGCACACTTCCATTTTTTAACTGTGGGGAAAATTTCATCTTCTccctaaataaatttgatttttttgatttgaaGAAAATGACCTCACGTGATgattaataagaaaataaattttttgaaaaaaaaatactatcaaataatacaaaaattaaaaaatagataaaaaaattacattttttatgaaaaatttgagcTATCAAACGCGACCTTAATATCTCATTCACTTACGTTTTGTGGTCAGAATTTAAGTCCATCTAAAGCTTATCACTATAATATTATAacatttatatgttttttcaaactgatggatggatggatttAATGAACGGACGAGTAAATTAATACTGCATCTGTAGCATTCAATAAGACTATGTTTGGAGACGTTTCTCTTAGCTTTCTAAATTTTACTGAGTGTAATAATTTGTTTAACgaaaaatagtctcatttacaAAATAGCACAATGCTGGAGCACATTTTtgtgaaataaataatgatttatTTGAAGACCAAcggaaattttttaaaaaaaatatattttttgattattattattagtgtgacccatttcaaaaattaaaattaatattaggtGGCATTTATAACCTAATCATTCGAAATTACAAATTTCAAATAGTATTAGTTATATTCTCAATATATAATAAAGGAATTGGTTCATTTATTGTGCCCTATTTTACAAAAGAGACTATCAATCAGGCTTAAGAATATTACAGTCACATTATTAGGTTATTTATATTTGGACAAAATTGTATATTGCAATATAaaaactatttatatttatatttatatagaagaCAAATTGAGTAGATTGATAGGTAATATTTGATCATCTTCTAGCTAGTTGTTTAAAAcgattttgaaattaattattttagttgcAATGAGTTGGTCAAAGACAGCAAGTTTCCAGAAATGGCCCCCCCACCCACTCACTACCTATTGCAAGATCCAAGtcaacaaacaaaaatgatgtgaaaaaatttaaaccttactttcaataaaatttatttaatattaataataaataaatatcaccaGAAATGTCGGAGGTACCAGATTTACCCAATTATTACTATTGGTCCTGATCGCCTTTATtgcttaaattttaatttctaaccGACGGTTCCAATTCCAAACACGGCCTTCGCTTCCATCACGTACTGTGAAGCAGCTCCTTCTTCAAAGCTGTAACCCTCTTcgctctctatctctcttcaTCCAGGCGCGAAGTTGTCGGAAGCCTTGGAGAAGTTCGCCCGCAAGGTTCCGTTTCGGATCGCTCTTTGATTTCATcaattttatcttctttatttAATCCCTCTATTTGAGTCTGTCGGTCATCGATCTCTACACATTTGACTAGGGTTCCGATTCACTGGACTTTTGTTCCCATCTTGCACCCATTTAGAACGCCAATCGATTCTAATTTCTGCCGAATTTAAAGgcttttgtttgatatttagcAGCACAACACGGTCCATTATGCCCGGGCTTTGGTTTATTGTTCTTCATTTCTGTTTCCGCAAATCCccaatttgattttaattttttttgggaaaatttAGTGGGTTTTACTGCTTATTTAGCATATCAGAACGGTATCGTGTGCAGTGAGATCGATTTAGGTCTGTTGGTTTGAAATCTCATACTTGTATTACTTCGAATTTCAAATCTACAACAACAAGGTCATATATTTGTTCAGATCTGGTTCCCTAGAGTTGAATTTGAAGTGTGAAACTATGTCTTCGATTCGATTTGATGCTCCAAAGCAGTACTATGCTACGAGTAGTCTTGTGGTTGGTTATGCTCTCTGTTCGAGCTTGCTTGCTGTGATCAACAAGTATGCCATTACCAAGTTCAACTACCCAGGTCTTCTGACTGCGTTGCAGTACCTAACTTCAGCTCTAGGAGTTTGGGTTTTGGGAAAATTGGGGTTTCTACACCACGATGCATTCACATTGGAGACTGCCAAGAAGTTCTTGCCCGCGGCTGTTGTGTTTTATCTCGCGATCTTTACGAACACCAATCTGCTTCGTCATGCCAATGTCGATACATTCATTGTGTTCCGATCCTTGACACCCCTGTTGGTTGCTGTTGCTGATACCGCATTTAGAAAGCAACCCTGCCCATCGAAGCTTACATTTCTTTCGTTGGTGATTATTCTTGGTGGTGCTGTTGGGTATGTTGCCACAGATTCGGGTTTTACACTCACCGCATATTCTTGGGCATTTGCTTATTTAATCACAATTACAACTGAAATGGTTTACATCAAACATATGGTCATGAATCTTGGGTTGAATACTTGGGGTTTTGTTTTGTACAACAATTTGTTGTCATTGATGATGGCTCCTCTGTTTTGGATTATTACGGGAGAGTATGCTGATGTGTTCGCTGCTGTGGGATCAAATTCTGGGAACTGGTTTCATCTGGATGCATTTTTTTCTGTATCATTGTCATGTGTATTTGGCCTGCTCATTAGTTTCTTTGGATTTGCAGCCCGGAAAGCCATCTCTGCCACGGCTTTTACTGTCACCGGGGTGGTCAATAAGTTTCTTACTGTTCTAATCAATGTGTTGATTTGGGATAAACATGCTGGTCCATTTGGTTTGGTTTGCCTCATCCTCACAATTGCAGGAGGTGTTCTTTATCAGCAGTCAGTTACTAGCCGTAGCAATGCTCTGTCACAGCGTGATTCTTTGGTATCTAAGCAGACGGACAGTGTCACTGACGGaggaaaagaggaagagagacTTATCTCTGGTAAAATTTCTGGTGTATGAGCATTTTGCTTAAGTTGATCATTCTCCAAATAggttaagtataatttttatgcCTATTGTGGGTGGCTTTAAGATCCATGCTCTATTAAGTCTGCTAAGATTATTCTTGAAACGCTTAATCAAGtcattttttgttcttgtcGGTAGTTGAGCTTCTATTCTAGTATATTTCTTCTGTGAAGCAGTTGCAGGATCATGCCTTGTATGGTTTTGACTGTCTCAGTAGAATGAAAAATGTAATGACTGAAACAGCTTTATTTCCGACTCTGTTAGTTTGCATTTATCCCTTGTTggagaaattgaactttttggTGCAATTAACTATCCTTAATTTGGTATTAAGTCTATGGCACggttgggtttgggtttgaaTCTTGTCTTTTGATGCCTTCCTGTTACAGTTCAAAATAGCCTACAACCTCATTGCTTAAAGTTCCATTTCAGagtgtttttagttttttcttctttattgtttGCTTTTCGTTTGCAgattaaaaagaataagaatGTAACGTGTTTAGTAATTATTCGTTTGCAtctaaaaagaataaaaatgtaaCATGTTTAATAATTATTGCTTGTTTCCgttttatctttaatttcatttttttttgccCTCCCTTCGCTCCCCCACTCTCCTGCAGGCAAGTGGAGTCGCCAGCGaatagaaaatatcaaaaaggaaaacaagtaATTAAGCTGCCGTTTGACAGAGCTTTAAGTTTCAGTTTCTAACCTTCATTTTAAactttttgtgttctttttgGGGTTTTATTTTTAGGAAATAAGAACTAACATATTTGGCaactttgttttttgttttgttttgtttttttttttttttttttcattctctttcccACATCTATTGTTGTCAGTGACTAGAGTAGACATCGGAGGTTCCGGCAACTCCATGGAGACGCCGGCGGTCATTTGGGAGTCTTTTCTGGAAAATCCGGTTAAAGTCATAGGGAACTGTGGCCTGTTTCGAGCGTCCCCATTTGTCTTTTTGGTGCACTAAGCACTCTTTCAAGGGAGATCACTCCAAATTCTAATACGCATAAGAGCTAAAGTTAGCACACTGAAGGATgattttgattcaaaattgacaaaagagggggaggaagaagaatttTACTGGAATGGGTGATGATATTAACACACTTTTAAAGCGAAGTTAACACATCAAGTTGTTGAAAATGGTAAATATACCCTTCTTTTAAACAGAGAGCATTTGTTAAAGAGGAAGAGAGCGTTGGGGGAAAAAAAAGCAGAAGggcatttttgttatttcaatcaTTTTGGTATGTCAACATTAATTGTAATGTAGGCGTGTTAGTATCAAATATGAGTTTGAGCTTTACAATTGCGTTCATCGTATTTCATGCATGGAGgcataaatttattcaaaaaccaAAGACTGATCGTCGTAAGATGCGGTTCCTGAAGTTTCAAAGGGGAGTGGGAGTGGGATT is from Diospyros lotus cultivar Yz01 chromosome 2, ASM1463336v1, whole genome shotgun sequence and encodes:
- the LOC127795447 gene encoding GDP-fucose transporter 1, with the translated sequence MSSIRFDAPKQYYATSSLVVGYALCSSLLAVINKYAITKFNYPGLLTALQYLTSALGVWVLGKLGFLHHDAFTLETAKKFLPAAVVFYLAIFTNTNLLRHANVDTFIVFRSLTPLLVAVADTAFRKQPCPSKLTFLSLVIILGGAVGYVATDSGFTLTAYSWAFAYLITITTEMVYIKHMVMNLGLNTWGFVLYNNLLSLMMAPLFWIITGEYADVFAAVGSNSGNWFHLDAFFSVSLSCVFGLLISFFGFAARKAISATAFTVTGVVNKFLTVLINVLIWDKHAGPFGLVCLILTIAGGVLYQQSVTSRSNALSQRDSLVSKQTDSVTDGGKEEERLISGKISGV